Genomic window (Chondrocystis sp. NIES-4102):
CAGGTATCAAAGTTCCATTAGCATCAAATAGTTCCTCTGGTTGATAACTCTTCATCCAATCTTCCAACAGCTTTACGTGTTCAAGATTAGAGTGCATTCCCCCCATTGGTACTTGATGCGATCGCCAGAAACCCTCAACCTTGTGTCCATCTACTTCTTTGGGCCCAGTCCAGCCTTTAGGAGTTCGCAGAATAATCATCGGCCACCGTGGACGAAAAGCCTTATTTTGACTACGGGCTTCTTGTTGAAACTCCCGAATTTTAATAACGCATTCTTCCATAGTTGCTGCCATTTTCTGGTGCATTTCTTCTGGATCAGAACCTTCTACTACATAGGGAGTATAACCATAGCCACGGAATAAGCTATCTAATTCTTCGCTACTGATACGAGAAAGAATAGTTGGGTTGGCAATTTTATAACCGTTAAGGTTAAGGATAGGCAGTACTGCGCCATCGCGAATGGGATTTAAGAATTTATTGGAATGCCAAGCGGTTGCTAAGGGCCCTGTTTCTGCTTCCCCATCTCCAACTACACAAGCTGCAATTAAATCTGGGTTGTCATACACCGCACCAAACGCATGGGAAACACTATACCCAAGTTCTCCCCCCTCGTGAATTGAGCCTGGGGTTTCTGGGGTGCAATGACTACCTATATGACCAGGGAAAGAAAATTGCTTAAAGAATTTCTGCATTCCCTCTGTGTTTTCACTTTTGTCGGGATAAATCTCAGAATATGTTCCTTCTAAGTAGACGGGCCCTAATACCCCAGGTGCGCCATGTCCAGGCCCTGCTAAATAGATGACATTAAGATCATATTTTTTTATTAGACGATTGAGATGGACATATGTGAAACTTAGAGCAGGTGATGATCCCCAATGTCCGAGTAGCCGATGTTTTATATGTTCTGGTTTTAGGGGTTCTTTTAGTAAAGGATTATCCCGTAGATAAATCATACCAATAGCCAGATAGTTACAAGCTCGCCAATAAGCATGAATTTTACGGAGTTCCTCGGAAGTTAATACTGATTCTGGTGTTATGTTTCTCGTAATTGGTGTTGTTACCATAATTTCAGTTTTTAAAGTGAAGAGTTTTAGAGTCTATGAGTAAAAAGCAGTAATGCAAGCTTCTAACTGCTTAGGATAACTATTGATGGTTAAAATTTTATTAAACAGATAAACGGAAAATTTGAAAGCAAAGATTGTTACTGTTTAGTGGTTTAACTATCAATATTAGATAACAAATGGAATTATTTAATATTATGGGGTAAAAATCGGTAAATCCTTGATATGTATAGTCTTGAGGTGAAAGTTTTTGAAAAAATTCTTAATGTTTTTATTATAATTAAAAATTGTCTATTTAAATCAATAAATAATGCTGTTGTACTAGGTTAGTATAAGTAGATATAAGAGTGCGATGAAGCATAACCTGTGCCTAGAGCGATCGCAGATGGATTGTTGATTTTTTACTCCCTAGTAATATGGTAAGACAAGATAACCCACAGGACATCTTTTAGCCTCTAGCTTTTAACTACTACCAAAACCCCCACTACCTCCTACCCAAACCCCCACTACCCACTACCTCCTACCCAAACCCCCACTACCTCCTACCTACTATCGTCACGTTCTCTTGAGGCGACCTCAAGAGCGTGCGTGACGACGCTTTCCGCGCCTACTACCTACTACCCACTACCTAACTTGTAGCCGATAATCACCCAAATTATCCTCCATACTTTTACATAAAAAAGCCCTCAAATCTAGGAATTGAAGGCTGGAAAATATTTAATTAACGCCTAATATATTTAGGCAAATATCGCAGTAGTTTAATCTATTAAACAATAGCTAAGTTATCAAGATTGCCAGTAAAGCCTGTAATTTCGATCATCGCATCTTTAGTCGCATCATACCCAATAGTTGCATCATTAATAACTAAGAAAGTTCCAGTACCATAAGTGTAAGTAGTTGCCTGATTTGCACCAAGGCTAGCCAGCACGGTATTTGGATTACTAGATGCAGCAATTGTACCAAATTCTATAACGTCGTCTGCACTTACTGCTGATGGGGCATCGATAATATCTACACCAATTTTCAAATCTTTAATTACATCAAAATCAGGAGCAAGGGAGTCTGTCAGTTTTGATAAAGCAAAGGTATCGTTACTAGCACCACCAGTCATAACATCCTTTCCAGCACCACCAGTCATAACATCCTTTCCAGCACCACCGATCATAATATCGTTGCCAATACCACCAGTCAGAACATCTTTACCAGCACGCCCTTTAAGATCATCGTTGCCAATACCACCAGTTAGAACATCATTGCCAGCACCGCCTTTAAGATCATCATTGCCAGCACCACCAGTCAGAACATCTTTATTAGCACCCCCTTTAAAAACATCATTGCCAGCACCGCCTTTAAGATCATCATTGCCAGCATCACTTTCAATCACAATCTTAGTGGCAAAATTTAGCTCATCGACATGAATTAAATCATTACCCCTAGCCGTCTTAAATAGAATATGCTCCGTAATGCTCTCAACAGGGACTTCAATTTGATTATCAACCGCATTAATTCCTTCCCCAGTACTAAAGTCGGAATTAGCTTTTACTACTACTCTATTGTTAACAGAATCTAGTGAGAGATACATTTTGTCATCAGTGTTAGCGCCATTAACATCAGTGATAGACAAAATACCTAGACCAAGTGATGCAGTTGTGTCGACATTAGTGGAAGGTGTAACCATATAATTAGCCTCTATTGATTGCCAAATAACTTGATTGTTGAAATCTATAAATCTCTCTAGTTTTTATTGGAAAAATTAGGCGATAAAGCATATTAAAAGCAGCAAAATAGTAATAGTTAAATAGTTGGACAATTATACTTAACTAATTTTACTTAGATGACTAATAAAATCTTTTATAGATACTTTTTCGAGTCTTGTTAACCAATAAACATGAAAAATTTATGTATGCAATAATTATATCTAGATAATTAATCTTGCGTACATGATTAAATTTAACTGATAAAATAAACAGTGACAACCGTATAGTTAAAAATCAATAAAAATCTAGTTAGAAAAATTATTTATTATAAGTTGGGTATTTTACTAAAGTTAACTAGTTAATTAATAACCCTGATAATTATAATTATGTTGATAATTGAGGATTAAAGAATGAAGCAAAAAAGTAGCCAGGGTAAAATAGTTCAATTCTTAATAATCAGCTTTTGATTATCTAATTAGTTTGCTAAGAGAAATTGAAGATTACTATAGCTATTCTCTTGTAATAGTTTAAAAGGTTAATTTGATTGAGCTATTAATAATATACTTCGACAGGCTTTTACTCAATTGACGAGATATTGGCTTTAATTGCGTTGTAGACTAAATAATTAATCTTATATATTTAATAAACAATGCAGATCAGACGTAGAAACCCTAATCCTCAAGTTAATACAGGAGAAGTGGTATATCAATCAAATATCCCTAATTCTGAACCTAATAATATTTTAGAAAAAATTGTATGGTATAAAGAAGTAGAAGTAGAAAGGATGCGCGATCGCTTGCCTCTTGAACAATTACGCGATCAAGTAAAAAAAGCTACACCCCCGAAGGATTTCTTAGGTGCTTTACGCAAAGGTAAAACTAATCCAGCTTTAATTGCAGAAGTTAAAAAGGCTTCCCCCTCCAAAGGTGTCATCAAAGCCGATTTTAATCCAGTAGCGATCGCTCGTGCCTATGAAGAAGGTGGTGCAAGTTGTCTATCTGTCTTAACTGATGAGAAATTCTTTCAAGGTAGTTTTGAGAATCTGAATTTAATTAGACAAGAGGTTGATTTACCTTTATTATGCAAGGAATTTATTATTTATCCCTATCAGATATTTTTTGCCCGCGCTAAAGGTGCAGATGCTGTATTATTAATTGCTGCTGTATTGCCAGATAAGGATTTAAATTATTTTGTCAAAATTACTAAAAGTTTGGGCATGACTCCCTTAATTGAGGTACATACTCTAGAGGAATTAGATCGAGTCCTTGCTATTGAAGGGGTAGAATTAATTGGGATTAATAATCGTAATTTAGAAGATTTTTCTGTAAATTTAGATACTACTAAAGAACTTTTAACTGCTCGTCAAGAAACTTTAGCAAATAAGAATATCTTAATCGTTAGTGAATCTGGGCTGCATCAGGCAGAAGACATTAAGACGGTTAAGGAAGCAGGGGCAAAGGCTGTTTTAATTGGAGAATCTTTAGTTAAGCAAGCAGATATTCCCCAGGCAATAAATAGTTTATTTAGCTAATAAATAATAATTAATCCGCGACTGTTTATTAGTTACTAGCTTTGGGCTTTTAGCAGTTAACTTTGACGCGCAGCTAAAGAGTTAGGGTAGCTTTAAACTCCTCCTACCTACTACCTACTACCTACTACCTACTACCCACTACCTACATTGTCCCCTTGTGGGATTACCTGACTCCCACCCCCTACCTACTACCTACTACCTAACTTATAGCTGCTTATATACGGTTATGCTTAACTAGAACTGAGGTTAATTTGATTAAATTTACTCAAATTCCCTTGCAGATGCTCAATAATTGGGTCTTGTTTGCCTGAAACCCAATAAGCAAAACGTCGGGCTAATATGGGAGCATAAACTAAAGTACTAGTAAAACCAGAAAACAAATAAAGACCTTTAATAGCTGCCAAATTACCCACAAGGGCGATCGCTTGACGATTAAAAGCAACTAGACAATGTTGACACTTGCCAGGAATATCTTCTAGTAGAGGTAAAATATTACTAACTTCTGCACGTATTTGAGTTTCGGCAGTCACAGGATCAAAATTTGCTTGAGGATCACAAGCGATCGCGCTTATTTGACCTAAACACATACTACCATCCATAAATTGTACTGCTCCTGGGTCTAAAATCATCTGCTCTAGAGGTCTATAGGGAGGATTCCAAGAGGATTCTGGTAATATATCTTGAGTTTGAGCTTCTATCTTAAATCGCTCTTGTATTGCTGGCATAACAATAGTTGCCAATTCTAAATCTACTGGAGGAGTCATGATTAATTGGGCATGGGTAAAATAGTTATCTACTTCAATACCTGCTTGATACAGTAAAGATCTCGATAAACCACCAGCACAAACAACCGTATTAGCAGCATAATAACTATTATTTGAAGTTTTTACCCCTATTACATCTTCCCCACGACGCAATAAACCGTCTACCTGCTCATAAACTAGTTTTCCTTGCTGACGTTTAAACGCTTTTATATAGGCATCAGTAGTTTTTTGAGCATGAATATGACCATGAGGTAACTTTAAAACTCCAGCGATCGCATTCGGATTGAGTAAAGGTTCTAAAACACAGGCATCTTGAACACTTAATAATTCAGGAGTAATCGCAAAGTGATCATAATTTTGGACAATAGTTTGAGGATCATCGTGGCGATCGATAGTTAAAACCAAATCTATTTCTCGAAACTCCGTATCTCCTTCCAACTCTTGGGATAATTGACGATGGAGGTCAATGCCTTCTGCTGCTAGGGTGCGAGTAAGATCATCTGTTCCTGACCAATAAGCCAAACCACCATAACTATAGACAGTAGCATTACTC
Coding sequences:
- a CDS encoding indole-3-glycerol-phosphate synthase; the protein is MQIRRRNPNPQVNTGEVVYQSNIPNSEPNNILEKIVWYKEVEVERMRDRLPLEQLRDQVKKATPPKDFLGALRKGKTNPALIAEVKKASPSKGVIKADFNPVAIARAYEEGGASCLSVLTDEKFFQGSFENLNLIRQEVDLPLLCKEFIIYPYQIFFARAKGADAVLLIAAVLPDKDLNYFVKITKSLGMTPLIEVHTLEELDRVLAIEGVELIGINNRNLEDFSVNLDTTKELLTARQETLANKNILIVSESGLHQAEDIKTVKEAGAKAVLIGESLVKQADIPQAINSLFS
- a CDS encoding FAD dependent oxidoreductase, with amino-acid sequence MATYDWIVIGAGITGACLAYELSKQGLRVLLLEKDTVPSNATVYSYGGLAYWSGTDDLTRTLAAEGIDLHRQLSQELEGDTEFREIDLVLTIDRHDDPQTIVQNYDHFAITPELLSVQDACVLEPLLNPNAIAGVLKLPHGHIHAQKTTDAYIKAFKRQQGKLVYEQVDGLLRRGEDVIGVKTSNNSYYAANTVVCAGGLSRSLLYQAGIEVDNYFTHAQLIMTPPVDLELATIVMPAIQERFKIEAQTQDILPESSWNPPYRPLEQMILDPGAVQFMDGSMCLGQISAIACDPQANFDPVTAETQIRAEVSNILPLLEDIPGKCQHCLVAFNRQAIALVGNLAAIKGLYLFSGFTSTLVYAPILARRFAYWVSGKQDPIIEHLQGNLSKFNQINLSSS